In Haliotis asinina isolate JCU_RB_2024 chromosome 15, JCU_Hal_asi_v2, whole genome shotgun sequence, one DNA window encodes the following:
- the LOC137266169 gene encoding uncharacterized protein: MATTNVSTTITHHSGNYCYYHSNNYSYQHRNNYSCYHSNNYSYYHCNNYSYHHSNNSCYHSNNYTCYHCNNYCYYHSNNYCYYHSNNYCYYHSNNYCYYHCKHYCYYHSNNYYCYHSNNYYYYHSNNYSYHHSNNYSYYHCNNYCYYHSNNYCYYHSNNYCYYHSNNYCYYHCKHYCYYHCKHYCYCQHYCYIHCNLYCNCNCNYNHHCNRCSCCKGENKVRLNRKNSTQVVKN, from the exons CACCACAGCggcaactactgctactaccacagCAACAACTACTCCTACCAGCACAGGAACAACTACTCCTGTTACCACAGCAACAACTACTCCTACTATCACTGCAACAACTACTCCTACCACCACAGCAACAACTCCTGCTACCACAGCAACAACTACACCTGCTATCACTGCaacaactactgctactaccacagcaacaactactgctactaccacagcaacaactactgctactaccacagcaacaactactgctactatcACTGCAagcactactgctactaccacagcaacaactactactgctaccacagcaacaactactactactaccacagcAACAACTACTCCTACCACCACAGCAACAACTACTCCTACTATCACTGCaacaactactgctactaccacagcaacaactactgctactaccacagcaacaactactgctactaccacagcaacaactactgctactatcACTGCAAGCACTACTGCTACTATCACTGCAAGCACTACTGCTACTGCCAGCACTACTGCTACATCCACTGTAATCTCTACTGCAACTGCAACTGCAACTACAACCACCACTGCAACCGCTGTAGCTGCTGTAAAGGAGAGAATAAAGTCAGGTTGAATCGCAA GAACAGCACGCAGGTTGTGAAAAACTGA